The sequence below is a genomic window from Gouania willdenowi chromosome 12, fGouWil2.1, whole genome shotgun sequence.
ggttttctgctgctttgattctaataTATTAATGTtggtttcatgtcacagatgttagttctacctcaggtgtgtagtataagttttcagtgaaatggacCCAAATTTtggagactttaggttggttcttcttgtgttgtgcaattcttcttcacaatgtaaatagtGAAGCTATGACACTGCagccagcagttcatgtatggtactgcagcaagaATGAAGGAGAAAGTGGTCGCCGCCCTGATTCTATCATGAATGTACAACATTAAACTATGCATTGACACACGATCGTcatgcattattgtatatgttatacacattgtggttggtgcgaaTCTCGAGATGGTCTACATATTtataagaatctcaaactccgcctatgatcACGTTCTTTTTTGTTCTGCTGGATGTCTCAGAATGAGTTTGATTTTCTCCACAGATATGATTGTCATTTTCTTAATGATGTGATTAGAACTATTCTTTACCTCACTGTGATGAGAGCCGTATGTCTCTTGAAACCTCTCAGACGtattgaccagcttgtgtttgcCAAAGGCATCAGATCCATAGTGCGGCTGAAGGTGTTCCTCGCAGTAATAGACCAGGCACTGCAGGCAGAACTTCACAGCTGTCTGTTTTTCCCCCATGCAGAAGTCACAGGTCACATCTTTCCTCCCGGTTCCAGCAACAGTCAGGGATCCTGTGTTCTTCATTACCTCCACTAACTCtgctaataatacatttttcacCACTGCTGGCCTCGGGCTGAAGGTCTGAGTGCATTGACTGCAGCTGTACAACCCAACCCAATCCTCTTCATCCCATTGTTTGTTAACACAGCTCAAGCAGAAGCTGTGCCCACAGGGAAGAGTCACTGGATCCTTCAGCAGACCCAGACAGACGGAGCAGCACAGTTTGTCAGGCTTCATTTGTTTCTGCGCCATTTCCTCTTTGTGAGAACACACATCAGGGCAAAGGAACTAAACTACTTCCCATACTGGGAGGAGCTCATTGTGGGAACAAAGCTTTGAAAGGTGTGACATGTGCAAATAGGCGGGAGCAATGTACAAACTGTACTTGTAGTTAACCACTTCAGGTGCAACAGACAAAACAGTCAAGTACTTTCAACCTTGTACTGTTCTTTCATTCTCCTGTACATTACACACTGTGTAGAAACATGACCGAACAATATTCAAACTTCAAAATGAGCAATGAAAACTGGAAATAAAAGCACCTGGAGAGAACAATCACTCTTTATCAAACTGAAAGCACTTAAATTCAATGATTTGGTCCACCTCAAAGCAGATCAAATTATCAGGATCGCTTACAAAAAGGCATCCAAAAGttgtgttaaataaaataaaatgaacacaaTCTCAGGGAAAATGCAATTTTAAGAAACACACTGTATTAGTCAAAGGTGTTCACCAATAGAACAGCTGCAGCGCAGAAATGAAAACCTGCAGAtcactaaaaaaagaaaaagaaaaaagttttttacaaACCACATACTGAATAAATACACCAGAGAAAAAAAGATAAACTTATAATATGAGCAATGTGCCTTTTTTTCCGATATGCTTTTCTTTCgactcttttgttttgttttgctacACATGCTCAGACTGattaaattatgacaaaataGGAAAAACAAGAATGAAGGGTTAGGACTAGATAAGCATTATTATGGTCATCCTGCACCCTTTCAAACAGGGTATGATAAATATAGATTGTTAGAAAgttgtctctttaatttttttgcctgAGCACTctgtatattatattgtattctgttcaaataaaaacaataaatgaaaaactggaTCTAAAGACCAAAGAGCTTCTAAACCTTTCAATTAAACTGGAAAAACTGCTTATCTTGAGCTTTGTGGTGACTGTAATATGTTGTAGAAAATCTGCATAAATATTGGTTTTGATGAAGCGTTTCTTCTTCTGCTCACAAATACAGAATCAAAgtaagaataaacaataataactaATGAAAGCACTCATTAATCAATAAGGCAACCATTTTAGGAAGAAACTCAATGAACATTTTGGAAAATCAGCTTCATTTAAGCAGCTCGGATTAAATCTGAGTACAAAACACCAAGCTACAACAAGTTCTAACTACCATATTAAATTCActctaagaaaaaaataaatggcctttgtttatttcattaaactTAAAAGACCATCGAAGACAATAAAAAGGTATAGGAATATTTACTGTTTGAAGGCAGAAAACCCTTACTTTCCTCTATAATGAACAAATTCAATGAGCAGTAAAATAACAGTAGTACCTCTATGTCAGTAACTTCATCTGCTTTTGTACTCCAAGGCGGTGTTGTTCAACACACACCTGGCAAACTAAATTTAATTTCTGTTTGCAGACGCAGAGTAAAATTTACTTGTGGCTTTGCTGAGAATTCTCAATTATGCTTTTCAAAATTGGCCAATCAGTAGTGAACTCTATTGCCATCATGAAGCATTTCTACCTCCACCTTTTCATACAATATATAAGAACGTAAAGTAGGTTAGGCAAGTCGCAACATGCACATTTAGAAAATTAAAGTCAGAACAACAAGTCAGAAGAATAAATACTCAAATGGCCAACCTGATGTTTTTTCATAACCTTTACATAAGAAATAAAATAGTTGATCTGATTAGACAAAATGAATAACGTGTTGGATGAAATAAAGCACTACTggaaatttgattttaaaatatgttgacATGGCAGAGGCTTTTTCTTAAACTTTTACCAGAggaaaaggaaaatattatatGATACAAAGCCACAATGAGCTGCACTGCAAAGGGAAAGTTAGAATACCCTGAAAGCTTTGCATCCCTTTGAAGACGGCGGCCTTCAGCATCTTTAACTGGGATAACTAATATGTTTGTACCTAAGGCATTCTCTTAAGAGCAAATATTCAAATCAAGtacatttgaaacattttgggacacatttgtaaaaacaatggaggatccctttaatgcctgattattattatactgaGGTGTGAGAAATGCCTGCATCAAATATGATGATGTTTCAAAGTGTTTCCACATCATCACAAGTTCTTTTAAGAAATCTGATGTAACACACATGCCTTTGAAAAAGGactaatttttatttacaatgACATGATCAGAATTACAATACAAATGATGTATAGAGCCCATGTCCACAGTGAAGGTTTTCTTTATGGTTGGAAGATGTccacagcctgtgtgtgtgtggcagcttTGGCAGAGGGAAGCTCCCCGTTTGGTTCTGCTGCCTTTCCTTTGTCTTCCTGCTCAGTGACTCTCCCCTCGCTTTCCTGAGATCTGAAGTGGATAAAACAAGAAGATAATGCTTCATTATAATTCCCATGTGAAACCCAGGTGAACAGAAAAACAGGCAGGATGTTCCTTCATACCCGTTTGAAGTCGTTCATGTTTGTGGCCTGCACAGGAGTTCCAATGAATGTCAGGTAGTTGATTTTTGTCGTCTCCTCGTCTCCTTGGTTTGACTTCACAAACAACTGGAGGAGCAAGAGGGAAACAGTGTTATGAATGTAAGgttaacacattattatgtgGTGGAATGGGAATCTGTCCAGGGTGCAAAATCCATTTTGATAATTCTAACAAAGATCAGTGAAGAGGAAAGATTGGTGTTTAACTGCCATTATTTTAGCAAACAGCATGTTCAGTGGTAGCTTCCAAAGCTAATGAGTTAGCAGTGATCTACTCAGATGGCTTGAAGTCTGCTTACACTCAAAGTTCATACGTCACAACTGCCTCAGTGACCAGAGTAATTTGATCTTCAGTTGGGAGCAAACCTGTTGTTTCTGTTTTGCTAAAAGTAACTTACGTTACCATATCCAGCCCAGCTtttcaaaacttaaaaaaattcaCTAACAGTGGGACAATAAATATTAGATAAGCGTGTCCCAATCCTATATTGATATTGAATACCTGCCTGATACCAgcagtaaaaagaaaagaaaaaaaaccagatTCTATCTCCAATATAAGCACACCAaaacatgtgtttttattgaatttatacaagttatttttcagagtattctattattattattattatttttttaattgtagaaaatatttatatttaaaggtAAAATGTATTTGGTTAATAAGAAATGGGCGAGTTTTTCTTATACCTACTGTTCTCTGACTGAATAATATCACTTAaacaagccttttctaacattccacactacaaaactagTAATAAAAGTACATGATCCGGGCTGATCGGCATCGTATCCgaaataatttcttttttatcaACTTCACGATGTGATACGATAGACGATAATGGGCTCAGGATgacgatacaatacaatattttggaaatgggaaaaacacaaagaaagccACTCACTCTGTCACGCAAGAAATGTAAAAGCTCTTGAAGCTTTtagttttaattacatttcttttttctagggctgtagtcaaccaaggaaatggttggtcgactaAAACTATGGCAAACGTAGCGATTACTcgaccaaaaacataaaaaaacagagaatGAATAATCAAGTACAGAGGAGGACAacgagaaagaaaaagagagacaaatattttgttttggaatTTTGTGGTGtagatttgcttttaaacaatttatgatatgaaccttattcaagctttaaccagaacctgacaaaacaaaagtgaaacctacaggtccgacaatcattaggtatttatatcagagcccgacctgaaaccgacaattaacacttatttttcctcatacaaatgacatatttacgttagTTTGAGTGGTAAGCCTCCTTTTATTAAGAAActattaatgtcaacatcagatcagtgcagTGCGCCTCGCGGCGCCAGAGAccgcagtggatctatttacataatccacatatcaaatataaggataatccatgttcttgtgcagaaaaaggattgattcaatagtatgtttgtgcttcaagcctgtcttcatttgttccctctctgctctgaggacagcaCACTGACAGCTGAAGCacaacactttttcttttttgcagcgTAGCACTCACTcagagctgttgctggacagAGAATCATatttaggcaataaataaattatatttaatatttaatccttatcgcctatataagtgcattgcattttttttaaacagtattgAAACTGATGCTATTGCTGGTCAatcaatgaaaatcttggtcgaccacgaTGGCATCGACCAATTAATCGACTAAacaaccaaagttggcagccctactATTTACATCACAATATATGGcaaaaatgttattgtttatttttcaaattaaaattaatctTTTCATTAATTTCTGAGTTATAagggaattaaataattgtGTTTCCCATTATCTTTAAATTGCCAGCTTTGTTTAGTATTATTTAGCTTGTGAATAAGACTTTATAAGGTAAAAGACTGTTCAATATTATGACCAATaatttctactttattttttgcTATAAACTTTCATTGATTAAATTCAAAGAATGAGTATTTTCTTTGATCCATTTTGCATATTGTGATTGAGGGTGGAGCATTTTTAGGAactttaacaataataattgttttttatttgtattgctctttaaaatgtaaacaatctcaaagtgctacaaagcagataataataataaaggacaGCAGCacaattttaaaatgtcattgacaatgaaagaaaaacctaaaaaacacatttagcaGAATGCTTTCATTAGGTTTTTAGGCCTCATTAAAAGGCATCTGTGGGGCCCCCAGGTGGTCAGGGAGGATGAGTAATTCTGAAAGAGTCTCACCGTAACACTCTGTACGTTCTGAAACTTTACGTAGCGCAGAGGAATCAGGCTGTCGTCCTTGTAGTCGTCCTCTGACAGCTCCAGAGCCTGAGTAGCTTCACTGCGCTCTGCGTCGTCAAAGCTCATGGACCGCGGGAGGTTAATAAACAACTTGACCACTTTGGGGGCTTGGGCTGGTACAAAGTAGGGGGAACagaggagattaaaaaaaaaagtttttacctCCATTATCTACAAATGTTAGACGCCAGAAAATAAAACTCACCTAAATCTGAAGACTGGAGCTTCATGGAGAACAATTTGACAGGCTGGTTGAAGGCGATCGTTATTAAGAGctacaaacaattaaaaaaagacaacatgtTAGAATCACTTTTACCTTTTTATggtaaacaaaaactaaaaaatgtgttttgtttatgGGCAAAACTGGGTTTTTTGGGTCAACATTGTGTCAGGAACTGATGCTTTCAATGGAACCAATATTTGGTACTTTTAATATCCATAATGTGTATTATTCAGTGCATATGTGTCAATACAGGATTTTAATACAACATTTGACGGCAAAAAAGTATATCTTTTCAACGTAAATAGATAATGATGTAAAATCATTGATAGTTACACAGGCAGCAAAAGAATTAGAACATTAAGAACCAGAAATGTGTGAGGtgaaccccatgtggggtcgcctgaaatgtctagtaattgtaaaataaataaatacacttaggtaaaaatgtattaaaattaaatcttttacattaaattttatttttttcaaatacacatcacacacaataaatatgaaataaatgtacCCTAGactttatcaaatataaatctctagttcaaatattaaatatagtAATTTGTATTTGTGAGACACTTTAATGAAactgatcaaaaactaattgtatGAGAAAAAAAGCATATCTGGGGTCGCCGGAAATTTGCAAAGTCGACCCAAAAAAGTTTAGGAACCTCTgatcagtgttgtgctagttactgaaaaaagtaactagttaccgatactagttacttcattaacaaagtaactcagttactattttgattacccacaccaaaaagtaatgcgttactggaaaaagtaacttttgagttacttagaattaaagaatgtattatttattttgggtcatttgtgtccaaaattaaaacagtaatttttcagccttagcacagtaatgtaaagtaagctgtgcgtattccaggtgcacattctaccgttgaaaatgcttatgaaaataaatgtggaaaaacaaattcacagcatttttctcagctacacaatgctaaacatatcaggctaatgagctgctgttagcaatGACTCAGCAGCATCGACAGGCTGCATagttacaacaacataccgtgcgataatttggctgacctgtccctggataacagtcacagtccgttagcattagcttagcttcactgatgcatcttttggagacaaaaataatgtgcgtatatccactctgagaagctcgtcctgctctcgcattgactcaccatgattggcgcacatgatgtaaacagaaacgcactgacaatgcttcttcttccgctgttttaccgtgtttggcacggcatcccgcaaaaatatgtagctccactgtaaacaggaagtacactgcaactcgcaaagtaacggacaaacgcaccatattgtaacggtaacggcgttatttctttagaaatatattgcgttacagtactagttactgtcaaaagtgacgttggGGCAGTAgcgttaccgcccaacactgccTCTGACCTAGGGGGTTCAGATCTAAACGGAAATATAATCAAGAACAGAATGTGCACAACTTAATgtcaaacagacacacaaaaaaatacaatcagaAGTAAAGCAATTTATTTCAAACAACTTGAATTGTCCCAGAGGAGTAATTCAGTTCAGTCTGCAAGTTCAAATATAAAACTAGCCTCAACCTGTAATAACTGTACCTGGGCTTTAAAATGAACTATAAATAACAGTGATGCTactcaaatattaataattattagtcACTTATTCTCTCAGCCTAAATTTACACAATCAAAAAGGAATAAACCTGTCTGATCTGCTCTTTGaagtagggctgctcaattaatcaaaattattttACGATTTTGAATATTACAaccaatgattacaaaaattacataatcgagaaaaaaatgattaaataataaaaataaatgatgagataatgctttgatgcatacaatcgaaccagaatggcaatactcaatatgtattaatgttttctctgtgatgtaattggggtttccactaactattatagcatagcgtacctgttagtttcttttttcagaggcAAACCCTTATAATAACACCTTTATTAACAGAGGTGTAGAGaacaatatcaaaatgtattaaacaaactacgtgcatttgtgcacattttaaaaacaacttcagctgaccaaagtgctgtacagttttTAATTATTGCAATTACCTAccaattaaatgtattattactgacaattgtgaatttatcagatacATAATATATAAACCGTTGCCACTACTAGCACGCGCAGACACGCGCTGTAATGATCgccttctgaggactgtccctttaaCGGAGCCATGGTAACGTGAAGTCAGAGTTGAGTCAAACCTGCCTACTTCCTGTTCTGTACTGAGTGCATGGACAGAGTTTTATGTTATATTCTGTTACCGTCCCGTCTGAATTAACATATAAGTAGTGTTTGAGCTTCCCCTGCttacaaaaaaatgtgcagtGTGACGGTAATGAGTTGTTTTGAATCCCATTTACAATGTTATCGACCCGCCTAGACCTCTGGATCTCTacagtgcgcacacacacactcccgcACAGTGTTTTACTGAGTATTATGCATGTCATAGACTTTCTTATTATGGAGACCATGTCCTTAGCAACATGGTAGGCTACTGCTTTAGTAATCTTGCCCCACTTTCATAAGGCACAGCACAAGTCATTGAAGTTTTCAGTGTGGTTTGTCTCGGCTGTGGACGGATGGACAGAGCAAGAGAGAGGCGGGACGGGGTAAATAGGGACAGATAGAGGAGTAAAAGGCATACTGGCGGCTCTACGGAAAAAACTTTTAATGAATTATATCGATATTATGATATAGTCCTATACTACATCTCCTAAAAAATTATATAGATAGTTATTAAAAACTCTTTATATCGCACAGCCTTACACatatgttattaatactaactttgagtggTTTAATCCATACAttatgcaagctcctcccctccactccgcccctctcaaaggtaaagctagcctgcaggctaacacgaGAAAAGTTGTTTCtcgtggtcttgaaacatggcaagAGAAACGtagcaaaaacacttggtaaacaagtggaaagtcaaattctctgatatgggaacactttgggtttgatgatggagacctagagcaaagacaaatcatgtgcaagaagtgttttgttttgtacaaaagtgaacatacttgattttagtgtttgaatgattttatttatgtttaaagaatatatttagttttttatacaaaaaataaataactttttggttgacaaataatcatttCAATAGTCGTGATTTCaactatgactaaaataattgagattattattttttctatcatCGAGCAGCCCTACTTTGAAATAATTTGAAATGGACACCGgaacacaaaaggacatcatGTACCTGTTCATCACAGTCAGATTCCAGGTAAGACGAGTCTTTGATTAAGCAGCTGTCAAAGCCACAGTCGTCGCTCTCATTGAGGCATTCGCAGCCAGCTTTGTTGACAAATGGCATGAGGTCCATCTGAAACCACAGCAGAGGGAACAAACTCATGAACTTCTGCTCGACCAAGTGAACGAGCACTTTGTTTTAAGACGTGAGGGTTCACCACTGCTTCTGAAAACAGCCAtctaattacaaaaataaaataaattatatatatatatatatatatatatatatatataaattcaaaAATCCAACAGACAACATAAAAGATCATAATTTTTCTAAAAACTGCCATTTTTTTCCAGTCACATTTTAAACTGTATCGCCTCACCCTGTAACAAAGTGCTGTGCCACTTACGTATCCCTTAGGGATATCCGAGTCCTCGTTGTTTCCTGGGTC
It includes:
- the txnl1 gene encoding thioredoxin-like protein 1 — translated: MVGVKVIGSDPDFQPELAAAGSRLTVVKFTMAGCRPCVRIAPAFNMLSNKYPQVVFLEVDVHVCQATAAANNISATPTFLFFRNRVRVDQYQGADPGGLEEKIKQHTENDPGNNEDSDIPKGYMDLMPFVNKAGCECLNESDDCGFDSCLIKDSSYLESDCDEQLLITIAFNQPVKLFSMKLQSSDLAQAPKVVKLFINLPRSMSFDDAERSEATQALELSEDDYKDDSLIPLRYVKFQNVQSVTLFVKSNQGDEETTKINYLTFIGTPVQATNMNDFKRISGKRGESH